CGGATGAGGCGCGCGCGGCGGATCTCGCGGAAGGCCCACTGCAGGGTCTCCATCTGGGGGCCGTGGATCCAGACCATGAGGTCGGCGTCGGCGCGCATGCCGGAGACGTCGTAGAAGCCGCGGACGGTGACGCCCTCCACCTCGACGATGTGGACGATGCCGTCGAGCTCGTCGACGGCGCCGGGGACCTCGCGGCCGTCGAGGTCGTCGGGGCGGGCGGGATCGCGGCGGAGGACGGCCCAGAGGGCGTAGCCGCTGGGGGACGCCTCGGGGGTGGACCCGTCGTCAGGACGGGCCTCTCCGGGGGACTCGATCGGGGGGACCTGAGATGCCGCCGACTCGGCAGCCGGGATGCTCATGATCTCCATGGTACGTCTCGCGGGGACCCCGCCCACGCATCGGCCGGGCGGCCGTCAGATCATTCCCGGGCTACCGGGCGTCGCGGCCCGTCAGCGCGAGCAGCCGCACCTGCAGGGGCGCGTCCTCGGCGACGGGCACGGGCGACGCGAACAGCCCGCTGGCCTCGAGCGTGTCCTTCTGCGGGGCGAACACCGTCCACGTGGCGCGCACGAGGTCGTCGTCGATGCGCTCGTCGGCGCCGACCGCGCGCGCGAGGTCCCAGCCGTGGATCACGACGTCGGACAGCTGCTCGCGCAGGTACTCGCGGGCGGGCACGCGGTCGGTCGACAGGAGGACGGGCCGCTCCGGGTCCACGCCCTCCCACGCGGCCAGCGCCTCGCGGGAGTAGCGGCCCCACTCGGCCACGAGGTCGTCGTCGAGCGCGCGGATGTGCGGCTGCCCGGTCTCCGCGGTGTGGCCGGCGAGGAGGAGCGGCACCCACTGCTGCTCCTCGATGACGTGCGCCACGAGCTCGCGGACGTCCCACTCGACGTCGGGCGTCGGCGCCGACCAGTCGGTGACCGCGCCGAGGCGGTCGGCGAAGCGGTCGTGCGCCCGGCGGATCAGGTCGTGCCAGTCGAGGTCGGTGTCCATGGTCGAGCTCCCGTCGGTGGTGTCCCGGGGGAACGTCCGCGGCGGGCGCGCGCATTCCCGCGCGGGATCCGCCGTGTGGTCGCCGGTCAGGCCGGGGGCTGCCGGGCGGCGGAGAACTGGTGGCGCGGCGCGCGCAGGGCTCGGAACGGATCCGTGCCCGCGAGCCCCTGCAGCCCGGGCGCCAGCACCCCGAGGATCCCGACCACCGCGACCACGACCACGAGCACTCGCGGCCAGCCCGAGGCCACCGTGTGCACGACCGCCATCGGCTCCAGCAGGTTCACGCCGACGAGGAACACGGTCGCCGAGACCGCGAGCGACATGGCCGCGCCGTCCGCGATGCCGACGACGGCGAGGATCACGAGCACCCACAGGCCGTACCAGGGGTACACGACGGGCGACATCGCGACGATGCACGCGAAGGCGAGCGCGAGGCGCGCCTCCCCAGAGAGCGTCCGGGTCGTGAGGATGCACCACGCGGCGCCCGCGAACCCGAGCAGGATCCCCGCGGTCTTGATCCCGCCCTCGACCGCCCCGCCCGGCCCGCCGAGCGCCTCGACCAGGGGCCCGAACGCGCCCGCCGCGATGCCGAACGGCATGAACCACGAGACGACGGAGACGGGGCTCGACAGCGCGGAGATCCAACCGAGGCCGACGCCGAGCAGCTCGCCGGCGAGCGCGAGGAGGCCCATGGCGCCGATCGCGGACGCGGCCCAGGCCGCCCAGACGCGCGGGTCGCGCGTGGGCGGGCGGAGGCCGACGACGCCGCCGGCCGATCCGTCGACGGCCACGCCGTCCGGCGCCCGGTCGTCGACGCGACGGGCCCGCATCTCCGCGTGCACGATCGCGACGATGGGCAGGGCGACGAGCGCGATGGGCTTGACCGCCACCGCGCACGTCACGAGCAGCACGCCGAGCACGGGCCGGGAGTCGATCGCGGCGAGGAGGCCGGCGACCAGCAGGCCCATCATCAGCGCGTCGTTGTGCGCGGCCATCACGAAGTTGAAGAGGACGAGCGGGCTGGCGGCGAGGAACCACGCGGTCCGCACGGGGTCGATGCGGCGGCGGCGGGCGATGCGGAGCCCGCACGCGACCATGAGGACGACCCCGACGACGGCGACGCCGCGGGCCGCGAGGACGGCGACCTCGACGCCTGCGGCGTCGTCGATCGCGCCGATCACGCGCTCGACGGCGAGGAACAGCGGCCCGTACGGCGCGGGGTTGTGCGCCCACAGCGGGTCGACGCCCGTGCTCCGCCAGTCGGGCAGCACGGCGGGCCCGTGCTCGTAGGGCGAGAGGCCGGCGCCGAGCACGCGCCCCTGCGCGATGTACGAGTAGATGTCCCGGCTGAACAGCGGCGCGCTCACCAGGAGCGGGATGGTCCAGATCACCGCGAGCCGGAGCGTCGCGCGCAGCCCGGCCGGGCCGAGCCGCGGGAGCAGGGCCCCGAGGAGGAGCCACCCGGAGGTGAGCATCAGGCCGCCCACCACGACGGCGAGCGAGGCGATGCTCGTCGCGAGGGGCGACACCCGGAGCGCGCCGATGAGCGGGAGCTGCGAGAGCTCGGACTCCGCCGGCGCGTGGCCCACGACGAACGACGCCACGAGGAGGATCAGCGAGCCGGCGAGCCCGACGAGCCCCGGCAGCATCAGCGGATGCGCGCCGAGGGAACCCGGATCACGTGCCTCGCGGCGGCGTGGACGCACGGGCTCCCCCTGGGCCATGACGGACGCGGGAACCGCGGGTCAGCGGCGCGCGGCGCGGGCCACGGCCCAGACGACGCCGCCGACGACGACGACCGCCCCGACCCCGACGGCCACGAGGAGCAGCGGGTCCTCGTCGGCCGTGCGTCGGATCCGACGGCGGAGGTCGGCGATGCCGTCCTTCGCCCGGCGACGGACGTTCAGCTTCGCCTCGAGGGCGTCCAGCGTCGCGGAGATCTCCTCGCGCGTGTGCTGGATGTCGAGCTTCAGCTCGGCGCGGGACCGGGGTCCCGTGGGGCGGGGGCGGTCAGTGGTCATACTTGCCGGTCCCCTTCACCGCGTCGACGTCCTCCTTGAGGCTGTCCACCGTCCCCTCGGGCGTCGGCGGGACGCCCTTCTTGAGCCACCGGATGCCGAGCAGCGCCAGCACCACCGTGATGAGGAGGAAGACGCCCGCGACGATGAGCGCGGAGAGCCACGGCGAGAACGCCTCGGACAGGCCGAGGATCGCGGCGGCGACGAGCACCAGGAACGCGATGAACGCGAAGAACAGCGCCACGACGAGGAAGCCGGCACCGATCCCCGCGTGCTTGAGCTTCGAGACGAGCTCGTTCTTGAACGACTCGATCTCGTCCTTGATCAGCTGGACGATGAGCGTCGGCAGGTCGGCGACGAGCCGGACGAGCGAGCGCTTGCTCTTCGGATTGAGATCCTGATCCGTCATGCGGGTTTCCCTCCTGGGGATGGGCTTGCGGGTCAGCGGGTGGTGCCGGAGCCGTTCGGCTCCGGCGACGCGGGGTCCATGGTCGGGTACGTGGTGGTCGACGCGCTCGAGGGGGTGGAGCCGTTCGAGGAGTCCTTCTTGCCGCCGGTGACGGTGCCGACGACCTTCTTGGCGCCGCCGACGACCGCGTGCGCGACGTCGGGGGTGTGGTCCTTCACGAAGCCGGCCGCGTTGTCGACCTGGCGCTGCACCTTCGGGTCGTCCCAGACCTTCTTGGCGTTCGTTCGGATCTGCTCGTAGCGCTTGCGACCGGCGCGGGCGCCGAGGACGTAGCCGACACCGGCTCCGGCGACGAAGAGAAGCTTGCCTTTCATGGGAGATCTCCATTCGTTGAGGGGGCACGTGCAGCACACGTCCGTTCAGCGTATCCCTCCGGCGCACCCGCGTGGTCGGGGGCGACGGGGCGGGCGGTGCCCGGCCAGGCGGGGCCGCGGGCGCGCATCAGCGGCCCAGGACGCGGGCCGCGGCGGCCTGCGCGTCGGCCACCACGGAGGCGAGGCCGGTGCCCGCGACGGCGGATCCGGTGATCTCGAGGCCCGGGTGCTCGGCGGCCTCGTCGCGCACGGCCTGCACGCGCTCGCGGTGGCCGGAGGCGGCGAACGGGAGGGCGTTGGTCCAGCGCACGCGGGCGGATCCGGTGACGCGGCCGGCGAGGTCGACGCCGAGCAGCGCGGACGCGTCGCGCACCGCGACGCCCGTGAGCTCGTCGTCGGGCACGCCCCGGGTGTCGTCGTCGCCGCCCGCGCGCCCGTAGGAGAGGCGGAGGACGTGGCGGTCGCCCGCGAGCTCCTTCAGCCACGGCCACTTGGCGGTGGCGTGCGTGAGGGCCTTGGCGCGGATCCCCGGGGCGTCGGCCGCGACGAGCACGCCCGTGCCGCGGGGAGCTGCGTCGAGCTCGGGCGCGCGGACGACGAGCGTGACCAGCTCGACCGAGGACGGCTCGGGCCAGCCCTCCGTGACGGCGCGGGGCGCGAGGCCGGAGAAGAGGCGGATGAGGCCCGCCGCGGGGATCGCGACGACCACGCCCGCCGCGTCGACGCCGCGGCCGTCGGCGAGCTCGACGTGCCAGTCGTCGGACGCCGCCGCGCCCTCGTGCGAGCGGTGCCGGTGCACGGACTCCACGGCGAGCGAGGTGCGGACGTCGACGCCGAGGCGCGCGAGGTCGGCGACCAGCGCGTCGACCAGCAGGTGCACGCCGCCGACGATGCCGCTGACGGCGGATCCCGCGGGAGACGCCGCGCGCATGGACGCGACCGCCTTCCCGAGCGACCCCTGCTCGGCGAGGCCGGCGCGGAGGCCCGGCGCGACGGCGTCGGCGTCGACCTCGTCGGGGTGGGCGCTGTGCACGCCGGAGACGATGGGGGCGACGAGCCGGTCGACCACGCGGGCGCCCATGCGGGCGCGCACCAGGCCGCCGAGCGTGCGCTCCCGCGCGCCGACGGCGGCGGGGAGGAGGAGGTCGGCCTTGGCGCGGGCGACGCCGGCGCGGCCGATGGCGGTGGCGATGGTGGGGTCGAACGGGTGCGCGGGGATCCCGAGCAGGCCGGTGCGCGGCAGCTGGATGGCGCGCTCGGCGAGCTGCACCCACGCGCCGTCCGGGTTCGGCTGCACGATCCGGTCGGCGAGGCCGAGCTCGCCCAGGAACGCGGCGACCGTGCCGCGTCGCGTCGCGAAGCTCTCGGCGCCGCTGTCGAGGCGGAGGCCGTCGACCACGTGCGATCCGACGGTGCCGCCGAGCGCGGGCGACGCCTCCACGAGGATCACGCGCTTCCCGGCGAGCGCGCAGGCGCGGGCGGCGATGAGGCCGCCCACGCCGCCGCCGATCACCACGACGTCGGTCGGGTCGACCTCGCCGGCGGCCTGCCGCGGATCGCTACTCACGGACGAGGTCCACGATGCGCGTGAGCACGGTCGGGTCGGTCTCGGGCGGCACGCCGTGGCCGAGGTTGAGCACGTGCGCCGGCGCCGCCTTCCCGCGCTCGAGCACGTCGCGGACGTGCGCCTCGAGGATGGGCCACGGCGCCGCGAGGAGCGCCGGGTCGACGTTGCCCTGGACGGGCACGGATCCGCCGAGCCGGCGCGACGCCTCGTCGAGCGGGATGCGCCAGTCGACGCCCACCGCGTCGACGCCCACGTCGTGCATCGCGCCGAGCAGCTCGCCCGTGCCGACGCCGAAGTGGACGAGCGGCACCGTGCGGCCGTCCGCGGCGGTGATCGTGCGCACGTGGTCGAGCGCGAGCGCGGACGCCGGGGCGACGCGCTGCGTGTAGTCGGCGAGCGAGAGGCCGCCGGCCCACGAGTCGAACAGCTGCGCCGCGGAGGCGCCCGCCATGACCTGCGCGTGCAGGAAGACGCCCGTGATCTCGGCGCACCAGCGCATGAGCGCGTCCCAGGCGTCGGGATCCGCGTGCATGAGGCCGCGGGCCGCGATGTGGTCCTTGCTCGGGCCGCCCTCGACGAGGTACGCGGCGAGCGTGAACGGCGCGCCCGCGAAGCCGATGAGCGGGGTGTCGCCGAGCTCGGCGACCGTGCGCGCGACGGCCTGGCGGATGGGCTCGAGGGCGGCGGGATCCAGCGACGGCAGCGCGGCGACGTCGGCCGCCGTGCGCACGGGCCTCTCGAGCACGGGGCCGCGGCCCGCGACGATGTCGACGCCGACGCCCGCGAGCTTCAGCGGGATGACGATGTCGCTGAAGAAGATGCCCGCGTCGACGTGGTGGCGCCGCACCGGCTGCAGCGTGATCTCGCTGGCCATCTCGGGGTCGAGGCACGCGTCGAGCATGCGCGTGCCCACGCGCAGCTCGCGGTACTCGGGCAGCGACCGACCGGCCTGGCGCATGAACCACACGGGCGCGCGCTCGCCGCGGTGCCCGCGGTACGCCTCGACGAGGAGCGAGGACGCGGTGCGCGTGTTGAGCGGGTGCTCCGCGGGGAGCGGGACGGCGGCGGACGAGGGCGCGGGGGGAGAGGAGGAGGAGGGCGTGATCACGGGGGAGATCATCCCATCCCCCGCCTGCGCGCCCGCTCGGCTGGGGAGGCCGGCCGGACCTAGTCAGGGTGCCCTCACCGGCCCGGAGCACACGGCGGGGAGGTTTACCATGGGGTGTGCTCATATGTCTGACGGCGAGTCATCACAACGCCAGCTTCGAGGTCCTCGAGAAGCTGTCCGTGGCCGCACCCTCCGTCGCCGGCGCGCTCATGGAGCAGAACGACTTCATCGCGGGGGCCGTCGTCCTCGCCACCTGCAACCGCTTCGAGGCCTACCTCGACGTCGAGGAGCCCCTCACCGCGGCCCGCGCGCTGGCCGTCGAGGCCACGGTCGACGTGGTCAGCGGCGCCAGCGGCATCGCCCGTGACGACGTCCGCGGCAGCGTCGACGTCAAGTGCGGCGACGCGGTCGCCGAGCACCTGTTCGCCGTGTCCTCCGGGCTCGAGTCCGTCGTCGTCGGCGAGGGCGAGATCGCGGGCCAGGTGCGCCGCGCGCTCGAGGGCGCCCGCACCGGCGGCACCACGAGCACGGGCCTCGAGCGCCTCTTCCAGACCGCGTCCAACACGTCGCGCGGCGTCAAGACCCGCACGGGCCTGCAGAGCGCCGGACGCTCGATGGTGCGCCTCGCGCTGGACCTCGCCGAGAGCCGCATCGCCGACTGGTCGGCCACGCGCGTCCTCCTCGTCGGCACGGGCGCGTACGCGGGCGCGAGCCTCGCCGCCCTCCGCGACCGCGGCGTCGTCGACGTGCACGTCTACTCCCCGTCCGGCCGCGCGCACAAGTTCGCCGGCCCGCACGGCATCCCGGCCGTCGAGGGCCGCGACCTGCTGAAGGCGCTCGCCGCGTCCGACATCGTCGTCACCTGCAGCACCGCCCCCGCCGCCGTGCTGGCCGCGCACCACATGCAGGGCGCCGCCGCGGTGTCGGGCGACGGGCGCCGCCGCCTCGTCATCGACCTGGGGCTCCCCCGCAACGTGGATCCCGACGTCGTCACCGTCGAGGGCGTCGAGCTGCTCGACCTCGAGACCATCAGCCTGCACGCGCCGCTGCGCGACCTCACCGCCACGGACGACGCCCGCGAGATCGTCAGCACCGCCGCCGCCGAGTTCCGCGCCGCGAGCGCCGAGGACGAGGTCGCTCCCGCCGTCGTCGCCCTCCGCACCCACATCTTCGACGTCCTCGAGGGCGAGCTGGAGCGGGTCCGCAAGCGCGGCGACTCCTCCGAGGCCACCGAGAAGGCGCTGCGGCACCTCGTGAGCGTCCTCGTGCACCAGCCCTCCGTCCGCGCCCGCGAGCTCGCGCGCCAGGGCGAGGGGGCCCGCGTCGTCGACGCCGTGCAGGCGCTCTTCGGCCTCGACGTGGAGATGCCCGCCGCGGTGTCCTCCCCCGTCGCCGTCGCGCTGCCGCGCACGGCCGAGGCGGGCCAGGCGTCGTGAGGCCCCGCATCCTCCGCGGCCCGCGCCTCGACGCGCCGCTCAGGATGACGGAGCCCGTGCGCACCGAGCGACTGGTGCTCCGCCCGTACACGGCGGACGACCTCGACGACTACGCCGCCATCCAGCGCCGCCCCGACGTGGTCGAGTACATGTTCTGGCCGCTGCGCGACCGCGAGGCGTCGAAGCGCCACCTCGACGCCCGCCGCCGGAAGACGCGGCTCGAGCAGTCGAACGACTTCCTCGGGCTCGCCGTCGAGCTGCCCGACGAGCCGAGCCTGAACCCGCGCGCCGGATCCGGCCGCGTCGTCGGCGACGTGTCCCTCCTCCTCCGCAACGCGGCCTCGCGCCAGCTCGAGGTCGGCTGGGTCATGAACCCGGACTTCGCCGGGAAGGGCTACGCCACCGAGGCCAGCCGCGCGATGCTCGACATCGCCTTCCAGCGCGCGGGCGCCCACCGCGTCCTCGCGCAGCTCGATGCCCGCAACACCTCGTCCGCGCGCATGGCCGAGCGCCTCGGCATGCGCCGCGAGGGCCACTTCCGCGAGGAGCACCTCGTCAAGGGCGAGTGGGTCGACAGCCTCTACTACGCCGTGCTGGCCGACGAGTGGGCGGCCATGCCGCCCGCGACCACCTGACGGGGGGCATCCAGGTGGACGGCGACCTGCCCGCGCTCGACCCGGTCGAGGTGCGCGGTCCCGTCCGCACGGCGCGGCTCGTGCTGCGGCCGTTCACGCCCGACGACGTGGTGGCCCTAGAGGCCTACGCGGCGTCCCCGGGCGCGCGGCCGCACCTTGCCGGCTCCCGCTCCGACCCCGCCCGGATGCTCGCCGACCGCCTCGGCTGGACCCGGCTGGCGGACGTCGGCGACCGGCTCGCCCTCGCGATCGAGCTGCCCGCCCAGGGCCAGCGGTGGGCGCGCGTCGTGGGCGAGGTGCACCTGCTGCTGCGGGATCCGGGCGCCCGGCAGGCCGAGCTCGGCGTGGTCCTGCACGAGGACGCGCGGGGCGCGGGCCTCGCGGCGGAGGCGGCCGACCGGATCCTCGAGCTCGCGTTCGCCGAGGCCGGCGTGCACCGCGTCGCCTGCCGCGTCGACGCCGCCGACGCCACCGCGCTCGGGTTGGCCGGGCACCTCGGCATGCGGCGGGAGGCGCTGCTCGTGCACGACAGGTGGGCCCGCGGAGCCTGGGCCGATACCGTGGTCGTCGCGCTGCTCGACGTGGAGTGGGCGGCTCGGAAGAGCCTCGACGGACTGTAGGAGGACCGCGTGACATCGACCCCCGACCCGGCAGGACGACCGATCGCCCCGGTCATCGACGACGACGATGACGACGACCTCGACGAGCTGGACGAGCTCGACGCCGACGGCCCGGACGACGCCGCCCGTCGCCGCGGCCCGGACGAGCGCCCGCTCCGGGTGGCCGCGCTCGCCCTCATCCGCGACCGCCGCGTGCTGATGGTGCGCGTCCAGGGGCAGGACGTGCTCTACCTGCCGGGCGGCAAGATCGAGCCCGGCGAGGGCGCGCGGCAGGCGCTCGTGCGGGAGGCCGCCGAGGAGGTGGGGCTCGACATCGACCCCGCCACGATCGAGGACCTCTTCACCGTCCTGGCCGACGCGCACGGCGTGCACGCGGGGCGGCTCGTGAGCATGACCGTCTACCGCGCGGAGCCGCGGGAGGGCACGCGGCAGGAGCCGGTGCCGTCGGGCGAGGTGGCCGAGGTGGAGCTCGTGGGATCCGCGGACGCGGACCGCT
The genomic region above belongs to Clavibacter phaseoli and contains:
- the hemG gene encoding protoporphyrinogen oxidase is translated as MSSDPRQAAGEVDPTDVVVIGGGVGGLIAARACALAGKRVILVEASPALGGTVGSHVVDGLRLDSGAESFATRRGTVAAFLGELGLADRIVQPNPDGAWVQLAERAIQLPRTGLLGIPAHPFDPTIATAIGRAGVARAKADLLLPAAVGARERTLGGLVRARMGARVVDRLVAPIVSGVHSAHPDEVDADAVAPGLRAGLAEQGSLGKAVASMRAASPAGSAVSGIVGGVHLLVDALVADLARLGVDVRTSLAVESVHRHRSHEGAAASDDWHVELADGRGVDAAGVVVAIPAAGLIRLFSGLAPRAVTEGWPEPSSVELVTLVVRAPELDAAPRGTGVLVAADAPGIRAKALTHATAKWPWLKELAGDRHVLRLSYGRAGGDDDTRGVPDDELTGVAVRDASALLGVDLAGRVTGSARVRWTNALPFAASGHRERVQAVRDEAAEHPGLEITGSAVAGTGLASVVADAQAAAARVLGR
- the hemE gene encoding uroporphyrinogen decarboxylase, which encodes MISPVITPSSSSPPAPSSAAVPLPAEHPLNTRTASSLLVEAYRGHRGERAPVWFMRQAGRSLPEYRELRVGTRMLDACLDPEMASEITLQPVRRHHVDAGIFFSDIVIPLKLAGVGVDIVAGRGPVLERPVRTAADVAALPSLDPAALEPIRQAVARTVAELGDTPLIGFAGAPFTLAAYLVEGGPSKDHIAARGLMHADPDAWDALMRWCAEITGVFLHAQVMAGASAAQLFDSWAGGLSLADYTQRVAPASALALDHVRTITAADGRTVPLVHFGVGTGELLGAMHDVGVDAVGVDWRIPLDEASRRLGGSVPVQGNVDPALLAAPWPILEAHVRDVLERGKAAPAHVLNLGHGVPPETDPTVLTRIVDLVRE
- a CDS encoding GNAT family N-acetyltransferase, which produces MDGDLPALDPVEVRGPVRTARLVLRPFTPDDVVALEAYAASPGARPHLAGSRSDPARMLADRLGWTRLADVGDRLALAIELPAQGQRWARVVGEVHLLLRDPGARQAELGVVLHEDARGAGLAAEAADRILELAFAEAGVHRVACRVDAADATALGLAGHLGMRREALLVHDRWARGAWADTVVVALLDVEWAARKSLDGL
- a CDS encoding glutamyl-tRNA reductase, which translates into the protein MLICLTASHHNASFEVLEKLSVAAPSVAGALMEQNDFIAGAVVLATCNRFEAYLDVEEPLTAARALAVEATVDVVSGASGIARDDVRGSVDVKCGDAVAEHLFAVSSGLESVVVGEGEIAGQVRRALEGARTGGTTSTGLERLFQTASNTSRGVKTRTGLQSAGRSMVRLALDLAESRIADWSATRVLLVGTGAYAGASLAALRDRGVVDVHVYSPSGRAHKFAGPHGIPAVEGRDLLKALAASDIVVTCSTAPAAVLAAHHMQGAAAVSGDGRRRLVIDLGLPRNVDPDVVTVEGVELLDLETISLHAPLRDLTATDDAREIVSTAAAEFRAASAEDEVAPAVVALRTHIFDVLEGELERVRKRGDSSEATEKALRHLVSVLVHQPSVRARELARQGEGARVVDAVQALFGLDVEMPAAVSSPVAVALPRTAEAGQAS
- a CDS encoding phage holin family protein, giving the protein MTDQDLNPKSKRSLVRLVADLPTLIVQLIKDEIESFKNELVSKLKHAGIGAGFLVVALFFAFIAFLVLVAAAILGLSEAFSPWLSALIVAGVFLLITVVLALLGIRWLKKGVPPTPEGTVDSLKEDVDAVKGTGKYDH
- a CDS encoding DUF3618 domain-containing protein; the protein is MTTDRPRPTGPRSRAELKLDIQHTREEISATLDALEAKLNVRRRAKDGIADLRRRIRRTADEDPLLLVAVGVGAVVVVGGVVWAVARAARR
- the mptB gene encoding polyprenol phosphomannose-dependent alpha 1,6 mannosyltransferase MptB, which encodes MLPGLVGLAGSLILLVASFVVGHAPAESELSQLPLIGALRVSPLATSIASLAVVVGGLMLTSGWLLLGALLPRLGPAGLRATLRLAVIWTIPLLVSAPLFSRDIYSYIAQGRVLGAGLSPYEHGPAVLPDWRSTGVDPLWAHNPAPYGPLFLAVERVIGAIDDAAGVEVAVLAARGVAVVGVVLMVACGLRIARRRRIDPVRTAWFLAASPLVLFNFVMAAHNDALMMGLLVAGLLAAIDSRPVLGVLLVTCAVAVKPIALVALPIVAIVHAEMRARRVDDRAPDGVAVDGSAGGVVGLRPPTRDPRVWAAWAASAIGAMGLLALAGELLGVGLGWISALSSPVSVVSWFMPFGIAAGAFGPLVEALGGPGGAVEGGIKTAGILLGFAGAAWCILTTRTLSGEARLALAFACIVAMSPVVYPWYGLWVLVILAVVGIADGAAMSLAVSATVFLVGVNLLEPMAVVHTVASGWPRVLVVVVAVVGILGVLAPGLQGLAGTDPFRALRAPRHQFSAARQPPA
- a CDS encoding NUDIX hydrolase, whose protein sequence is MTSTPDPAGRPIAPVIDDDDDDDLDELDELDADGPDDAARRRGPDERPLRVAALALIRDRRVLMVRVQGQDVLYLPGGKIEPGEGARQALVREAAEEVGLDIDPATIEDLFTVLADAHGVHAGRLVSMTVYRAEPREGTRQEPVPSGEVAEVELVGSADADRCPPAGQAALERLVALRLID
- a CDS encoding YtxH domain-containing protein, whose translation is MKGKLLFVAGAGVGYVLGARAGRKRYEQIRTNAKKVWDDPKVQRQVDNAAGFVKDHTPDVAHAVVGGAKKVVGTVTGGKKDSSNGSTPSSASTTTYPTMDPASPEPNGSGTTR
- a CDS encoding GNAT family N-acetyltransferase, which produces MRTERLVLRPYTADDLDDYAAIQRRPDVVEYMFWPLRDREASKRHLDARRRKTRLEQSNDFLGLAVELPDEPSLNPRAGSGRVVGDVSLLLRNAASRQLEVGWVMNPDFAGKGYATEASRAMLDIAFQRAGAHRVLAQLDARNTSSARMAERLGMRREGHFREEHLVKGEWVDSLYYAVLADEWAAMPPATT
- a CDS encoding TIGR03086 family metal-binding protein; this encodes MDTDLDWHDLIRRAHDRFADRLGAVTDWSAPTPDVEWDVRELVAHVIEEQQWVPLLLAGHTAETGQPHIRALDDDLVAEWGRYSREALAAWEGVDPERPVLLSTDRVPAREYLREQLSDVVIHGWDLARAVGADERIDDDLVRATWTVFAPQKDTLEASGLFASPVPVAEDAPLQVRLLALTGRDAR